A window from Drosophila nasuta strain 15112-1781.00 chromosome 3, ASM2355853v1, whole genome shotgun sequence encodes these proteins:
- the LOC132788829 gene encoding uncharacterized protein LOC132788829 isoform X1 has translation MQIFGLKRDCKIRVQTHTRKNKNTKKMSSECKYDAKHLEDKLRARFEPSHVEVTDDSDGCGAKFSVIIVSKEFVGQSLLKKHRLVNQSLAEELKSIHAFSQKAYTPEEWEKVQQQQQ, from the exons atgcaaatatttggtCTAAAGAG AGACTGCAAAATTCGTGTGCAAACGCatacaagaaaaaataaaaatacaaaaaagatgAGTAGTGAATGTAAATACGATGCAAAACACTTGGAAGACAAGCTGAGAGCGAGATTTGAACCAAGCCATGTAGAAGTAACCGACGATTCTGACGGATGTGGTGCTAAATTCAGCGTTATCATAGTGTCTAAAGAATTTGTGGGACAATCATTGCTAAAAAAACACAGATT GGTAAACCAATCGCTTGCTGAAGAACTAAAGTCAATTCACGCTTTCTCACAAAAGGCATACACCCCCGAAGAGTGGGAGaaagtgcagcaacaacaacagtaa
- the LOC132788829 gene encoding uncharacterized protein LOC132788829 isoform X2, with protein MSSECKYDAKHLEDKLRARFEPSHVEVTDDSDGCGAKFSVIIVSKEFVGQSLLKKHRLVNQSLAEELKSIHAFSQKAYTPEEWEKVQQQQQ; from the exons atgAGTAGTGAATGTAAATACGATGCAAAACACTTGGAAGACAAGCTGAGAGCGAGATTTGAACCAAGCCATGTAGAAGTAACCGACGATTCTGACGGATGTGGTGCTAAATTCAGCGTTATCATAGTGTCTAAAGAATTTGTGGGACAATCATTGCTAAAAAAACACAGATT GGTAAACCAATCGCTTGCTGAAGAACTAAAGTCAATTCACGCTTTCTCACAAAAGGCATACACCCCCGAAGAGTGGGAGaaagtgcagcaacaacaacagtaa
- the LOC132788825 gene encoding mevalonate kinase yields MLKFQVHSPGKVILHGEHAVVYHKPALAAVVGLGTKLQLRSQEGSQVASFQLDALNCTLEINLQEFNAFLTNFRQKYPGDKLDSTAKLMEEVRSEVSKQLERSVGSTPKQHTQRAFISIYYLLAGAVLTAPNQPTLTLQTGFQVHVDTELNVGAGLGSSASYGAALATAFLILAGHFDQSSYLQDENLALISQWAYESERVNHGTPSGVDNTVCTYGGILRFVKGQGFQSLKIHKPLNILLVDSRVSRSTADIVAKVRHLAEDFPQLIEAIWQACEQLVNSAVPLYESFGNAQDDSQKFEKLERLFQINNDLLKAIGVTHPKLEQIFTIAFKRGFFSKLTGAGAGGYAIVLLPENFECNEVYWKLKEELEGAGFGVHVTTAGGEGLRVTSLDN; encoded by the coding sequence ATGCTCAAGTTCCAGGTTCACTCCCCTGGCAAGGTGATTTTACATGGCGAACACGCGGTTGTCTATCACAAGCCCGCTTTGGCCGCCGTCGTTGGCCTGGGTACTAAACTGCAGCTGCGCTCCCAGGAAGGTAGCCAGGTGGCCAGCTTTCAGCTGGATGCATTGAACTGCACTCTGGAAATCAATTTGCAGGAATTCAATGCATTTCTCACCAACTTCCGCCAAAAATATCCTGGAGATAAATTAGACAGCACAGCCAAATTAATGGAGGAAGTTCGTTCCGAGGTATCCAAGCAGCTGGAACGCAGCGTGGGCAGTACACCTAAACAGCACACACAACGCGCCTTCATTTCCATTTATTATCTGCTTGCGGGCGCTGTCCTCACAGCACCCAATCAACCGACGCTGACACTTCAGACGGGTTTCCAGGTGCATGTTGACACGGAACTGAATGTGGGCGCTGGTCTTGGCAGTTCCGCTTCATATGGCGCCGCTTTGGCTACCGCTTTTCTCATCTTAGCTGGCCACTTCGATCAGTCCAGCTACTTGCAGGATGAAAACTTGGCACTGATTTCCCAATGGGCTTACGAATCGGAGCGTGTCAATCATGGTACACCATCGGGAGTGGATAACACTGTATGTACCTATGGCGGCATTTTGCGTTTCGTCAAGGGTCAAGGTTTTCAGTCACTGAAAATCCATAAACCACTCAATATTCTGCTGGTGGATAGTCGAGTCAGTCGCAGCACCGCGGACATTGTGGCCAAGGTGCGTCACCTGGCCGAGGATTTTCCGCAACTAATTGAGGCCATCTGGCAAGCCTGTGAGCAGCTGGTGAACTCAGCAGTGCCGCTTTACGAGAGTTTTGGCAATGCACAGGATGACAGCCAAAAGTTTGAGAAACTCGAACGTCTCTTTCAGATCAACAACGATCTGTTAAAGGCCATCGGTGTGACACATCCAAAGCTGGAGCAAATCTTTACAATTGCCTTCAAGCGTGGTTTCTTCTCCAAGTTGACGGGTGCTGGTGCTGGCGGCTATGCCATTGTGCTTCTGCCCGAGAACTTTGAATGCAACGAGGTGTACTGGAAGCTGAAGG